The following proteins are co-located in the Eublepharis macularius isolate TG4126 chromosome 5, MPM_Emac_v1.0, whole genome shotgun sequence genome:
- the LOC129330453 gene encoding omwaprin-b-like has product MVETETLSASSGMGYKSARVLHPNIHQHFAMKSSGLALLLLAGFLTLWTVMPSASAQGRPGKWPDQYGERPGKCPTPPPDTHTICIVKCDTDWECPAPQKCCNWGCMRDCFDPVKN; this is encoded by the exons ATGGTTGAGACCGAAACTTTATCAGCTTCCTCTGGCATGGGATATAAATCAGCCCGAGTGCTCCATCCGAACATTCACCAGCATTTTGCCATGAAGTCCAGCGgcctcgccctcctcctccttgcgGGGTTCCTCACTCTCTGGACGGTGAtgccctctgcctctgctcaAG GTCGTCCGGGAAAATGGCCTGATCAATATGGAGAGAGGCCTGGAAAATGTCCCACTCCACCGCCAGATACCCACACCATCTGCATCGTGAAGTGCGACACAGACTGGGAGTGCCCTGCCCCCCAAAAGTGCTGCAACTGGGGGTGCATGAGAGACTGTTTCGACCCCGTCAAGA